Proteins co-encoded in one Halococcoides cellulosivorans genomic window:
- a CDS encoding Zn-ribbon domain-containing OB-fold protein, producing the protein MSDDVRDAGYDDALDAIESGEPYALECSNGHTSLPPRRVCPDCGEGDLAEVDVPTTGEIVSYNETHVPTPDFADDVPYALAIAEFGDVRFTGMVDADIEDVEIGETVEIALGESETTGRRLIEFSLA; encoded by the coding sequence ATGAGCGACGACGTTCGAGACGCAGGCTACGACGACGCACTGGACGCCATCGAATCCGGCGAGCCGTACGCCCTGGAGTGTTCGAACGGGCATACGAGCCTGCCGCCGCGGCGGGTCTGTCCGGACTGTGGCGAGGGCGACCTCGCGGAGGTCGACGTGCCGACGACCGGCGAGATCGTCTCGTACAACGAGACCCACGTCCCGACACCCGACTTCGCTGACGACGTGCCGTACGCGCTCGCGATCGCCGAGTTCGGTGACGTGCGCTTCACCGGCATGGTCGACGCCGACATCGAGGACGTCGAAATCGGTGAGACGGTCGAGATTGCGCTCGGGGAGAGCGAGACGACCGGGCGACGTCTGATCGAGTTCTCACTGGCCTGA
- a CDS encoding DUF7385 family protein, translating to MPTIDLTDGFDYHEYREQLKLIEETRDAAHLENRADLVCPACGRPFEAILVTTARTRSLSGINGPFCLARTAEQVLVLTHSE from the coding sequence GTGCCGACGATCGACCTCACCGATGGGTTCGACTACCACGAGTACCGCGAGCAGTTGAAACTGATCGAGGAGACGCGTGACGCGGCCCACCTCGAAAACCGGGCCGACCTCGTGTGTCCGGCCTGTGGCCGTCCGTTCGAGGCGATCCTCGTGACCACGGCTCGAACGCGCTCGTTGTCGGGGATCAACGGGCCCTTCTGTCTCGCCCGGACCGCAGAGCAGGTACTCGTTTTGACGCACTCGGAGTGA
- a CDS encoding thiolase domain-containing protein, whose amino-acid sequence MTPPIVAGVGMTTFGESPERTSRDLFAEAGETALEDSGVPREDVETLYVGNFMGDLSENQGHMGPLMAKSLGITAPATRIESACASGGMAVRQAVMAVRNGEADVALVGGVERMHNMGTAGATAGLSVAADDLWEIQHGVTFPGAYALMAQRYFEVHGGDREDLAHVAVKNHANAANNPLAQYQTEISIEKVLDAFPVAPPVGLFDASPITDGAAAAVLVSEEYAEANDVDDSVTITGTGQGTDDLALQHRESLVWTPATVDAAEEVYDDAGITADDVDFLEVHDCFTIAEVLALEGLGFYDEGEAITAARDGETTADGDLPVNLSGGLKAKGHPVGATGLAQISEVTKLLRGDHVNSDVIADADTALTHNAGGTVATAVTHVLEVDR is encoded by the coding sequence ATGACACCCCCCATCGTCGCAGGCGTCGGGATGACCACATTCGGTGAGTCACCCGAGCGCACGAGTCGCGATCTGTTCGCTGAAGCCGGTGAGACCGCCCTCGAAGATTCGGGCGTCCCCCGCGAGGACGTCGAGACGCTCTACGTCGGGAACTTCATGGGCGATCTCTCCGAGAACCAGGGCCACATGGGCCCGCTGATGGCCAAGAGCCTGGGCATCACCGCGCCCGCGACACGCATCGAGAGCGCGTGTGCGTCGGGCGGGATGGCCGTCCGCCAGGCCGTCATGGCCGTGCGCAACGGCGAGGCCGACGTCGCGCTCGTCGGCGGCGTCGAGCGCATGCACAACATGGGCACGGCGGGCGCGACCGCCGGCCTGTCGGTCGCCGCCGACGACCTCTGGGAGATTCAACACGGCGTCACCTTCCCCGGGGCCTATGCCCTGATGGCCCAGCGATATTTCGAGGTCCACGGTGGCGATCGCGAGGATCTCGCCCACGTCGCCGTCAAGAACCACGCGAACGCCGCGAACAATCCGCTCGCGCAGTATCAGACCGAGATCTCGATCGAGAAGGTCCTCGACGCCTTCCCGGTCGCGCCGCCGGTCGGTCTGTTCGACGCGAGTCCGATCACCGACGGGGCCGCGGCCGCGGTGCTCGTCAGCGAGGAGTACGCCGAGGCGAACGACGTCGACGATAGCGTGACGATCACCGGGACGGGCCAGGGCACCGACGATCTGGCGCTCCAGCACCGCGAGTCGCTGGTCTGGACGCCCGCGACCGTCGACGCCGCCGAGGAAGTGTACGACGACGCCGGGATCACCGCCGACGACGTCGACTTCCTCGAAGTCCACGACTGTTTCACCATCGCGGAAGTCCTCGCGCTCGAAGGCCTGGGATTCTACGACGAAGGCGAGGCGATCACCGCCGCTCGCGACGGCGAGACGACTGCCGACGGCGATCTGCCGGTCAACCTCTCCGGCGGGCTGAAGGCCAAGGGCCACCCGGTCGGCGCGACTGGCCTCGCCCAGATCAGCGAGGTGACGAAACTCCTGCGCGGCGATCACGTCAACAGTGATGTCATCGCGGACGCCGACACCGCACTGACCCACAACGCCGGCGGCACGGTCGCGACTGCCGTCACCCACGTCCTGGAGGTGGACCGATGA